From Candidatus Tisiphia endosymbiont of Melanophora roralis, a single genomic window includes:
- a CDS encoding RP853 family protein gives MNIFSSINISICKKRISEELFNNITKHACLTLANIIAIDYEIRLKSTPEIDVHISNCIGKLRVFLGQKVITDDSFSTVLMLFSVAISPDAVEYQDRDNILNKSEDIIIDTLISTNFGKANSEERKVIKQVLKDLLAARNSYELTNFIQLEPEVFCTTVMHAVKKYQNPKEVSTNARLEINRIVNVAVKHNKKIEIFKQATSKIITAISVLAVGAISVATAGATFAFMVVPASILAIEYAPKIGEKIGGVILSQDKSMSMQEEKITALKSNLWKNNKEFLSQQRAVEHNVSMQKLDSQIKSVVNLKSNKLDIIKDQLSVNLPSKKSLQNNKNSKSSGQIKQR, from the coding sequence ATGAACATCTTTAGCAGTATAAACATTTCTATATGTAAAAAAAGAATAAGTGAAGAGTTATTTAATAATATAACAAAACATGCGTGTTTAACACTTGCTAATATAATAGCTATTGATTACGAAATTAGACTTAAATCAACACCTGAGATTGATGTCCATATAAGTAATTGTATTGGTAAATTAAGAGTTTTTCTCGGTCAGAAAGTTATTACGGATGATAGTTTTTCAACAGTTTTAATGTTATTTTCGGTAGCAATCTCTCCTGATGCAGTAGAATATCAAGATAGAGATAATATTCTAAACAAATCAGAAGATATAATAATTGATACACTAATAAGTACAAATTTTGGTAAGGCAAATTCTGAAGAGAGAAAAGTAATAAAACAAGTGTTAAAAGATTTATTGGCAGCAAGGAATAGTTATGAATTAACAAATTTTATACAGCTTGAACCAGAAGTATTTTGTACAACGGTAATGCATGCGGTAAAAAAATATCAAAACCCAAAGGAAGTCAGCACTAATGCTAGATTAGAAATTAATAGAATAGTAAATGTTGCAGTAAAACATAATAAGAAAATTGAAATATTTAAACAAGCAACTAGTAAAATTATAACTGCTATTTCTGTTCTAGCAGTTGGGGCTATCAGTGTTGCAACAGCTGGTGCTACATTTGCTTTTATGGTAGTACCAGCTTCTATTCTAGCAATAGAATATGCTCCCAAAATCGGCGAGAAAATTGGCGGGGTAATTCTGAGTCAGGATAAATCCATGAGTATGCAAGAAGAAAAAATTACCGCTCTAAAAAGTAATTTATGGAAAAATAATAAGGAATTCTTGTCTCAACAGCGAGCAGTAGAGCATAATGTATCCATGCAAAAATTAGATAGTCAAATAAAGTCGGTAGTCAATCTAAAATCTAACAAATTAGATATAATAAAAGATCAGCTATCGGTTAACTTACCTAGTAAAAAGTCTTTACAAAATAATAAAAATAGCAAATCTTCGGGACAAATTAAACAAAGGTAA